In one Chloroflexota bacterium genomic region, the following are encoded:
- a CDS encoding molybdopterin molybdotransferase MoeA has protein sequence MPEFLTLLPPQDALQKLLDHLTVNPVSEQVDSDQALGRVTVTPVLAPHPLPEFPRTTVDGFAVRAADTYGASDSLPMYLNLIGEVPMGTAPNFELVPGACALIHTGGMLPLGADAVVMVEHTQSARPSEVEILRAVALGENVIEIGEDVKAAAEVIPAGTRLRPAEIGGLMALGITQVEVARKPRVGIISSGDEVVPPQKRPAPGQVRDINAYTLSAAVHEAGGETRMYGIVSDTRPAMQSVAERARRECDLVVITAGSSASTRDLTAEILDGLGEPGVLVHGINTRPGKPTILAVCQGVPMIGLPGNPVSALVNSYLFVVPVLRALLGEQPRPAAIRSARLTINLPSQAGREDWVPVKLISPLKGGSREVQAEPIFGKSNLIFTLARADGLLKIPADANGLAAGEMVDVYLI, from the coding sequence ATGCCTGAATTTCTGACCCTTCTACCCCCGCAGGATGCCCTGCAAAAATTGCTCGATCACCTGACTGTGAATCCTGTTTCCGAACAGGTGGATTCAGACCAGGCTCTGGGGCGGGTGACGGTTACCCCGGTGCTGGCGCCTCACCCCTTGCCCGAATTCCCGCGTACCACCGTCGATGGCTTTGCTGTGCGCGCCGCCGACACTTACGGCGCCAGCGATTCCTTGCCCATGTATCTCAACCTGATCGGCGAAGTGCCAATGGGCACTGCCCCCAACTTCGAGTTGGTGCCCGGCGCTTGCGCGCTGATCCACACCGGCGGGATGCTGCCCCTCGGTGCAGACGCGGTTGTGATGGTCGAGCACACCCAAAGCGCTCGTCCCTCCGAAGTCGAAATTTTGCGCGCCGTGGCGCTGGGTGAAAACGTCATTGAAATTGGGGAAGATGTCAAAGCTGCCGCCGAAGTTATCCCCGCGGGGACGCGCCTGCGTCCGGCGGAGATTGGCGGTCTGATGGCATTAGGGATCACGCAGGTTGAAGTCGCCCGCAAGCCGCGGGTCGGCATCATTTCCAGCGGGGATGAAGTTGTGCCGCCTCAAAAGCGCCCGGCACCGGGCCAGGTGCGCGATATCAATGCGTATACCTTGAGCGCCGCGGTGCATGAAGCGGGCGGCGAAACGCGCATGTACGGTATCGTCTCTGATACGCGCCCCGCTATGCAATCTGTTGCCGAGCGCGCCCGCCGCGAATGCGATTTGGTGGTGATTACGGCCGGTTCATCGGCCAGCACGCGCGACCTGACCGCCGAAATTCTGGACGGACTGGGTGAACCGGGCGTGTTAGTACATGGCATTAACACGCGCCCCGGAAAACCGACGATTTTGGCGGTTTGCCAGGGCGTGCCAATGATTGGGTTACCGGGTAACCCGGTTAGCGCGTTGGTGAACTCGTATTTATTTGTCGTGCCAGTGCTGCGTGCTCTGCTGGGCGAACAACCGCGCCCCGCCGCAATTCGCTCCGCTCGACTGACGATCAACCTCCCATCCCAGGCGGGGCGCGAAGATTGGGTTCCGGTTAAGCTAATATCCCCCCTGAAGGGGGGATCGAGGGAGGTCCAGGCCGAACCCATTTTTGGTAAAAGCAACCTCATCTTCACCCTGGCGCGTGCCGATGGGCTGCTCAAAATTCCCGCCGATGCCAACGGCTTGGCCGCAGGCGAAATGGTGGATGTATATTTGATTTAG
- a CDS encoding ACT domain-containing protein → MTTSLRLSLLPSEYAVCQLPPDAEFPAWARGGELLSITRTSDELSIVCPAAQVPADVKAERNWRVIKVLGPLDFSLVGILASLAGELAQAKVSIFALSTYDTDYILVNANTIDRTIDALRKAGHEWILE, encoded by the coding sequence ATGACAACCTCCCTCCGTCTCAGCTTGCTTCCATCTGAATATGCCGTTTGCCAGCTCCCCCCGGATGCTGAGTTCCCCGCTTGGGCGCGTGGCGGCGAATTGCTGTCGATTACCCGCACTTCTGATGAACTTTCGATCGTTTGCCCGGCTGCGCAGGTTCCCGCTGATGTCAAAGCTGAGCGCAATTGGCGGGTTATCAAGGTGCTGGGGCCGCTGGATTTTTCGTTAGTGGGAATTCTGGCTTCTCTGGCAGGAGAATTGGCACAGGCAAAAGTCAGCATTTTTGCGCTTTCGACCTATGACACCGATTATATTTTGGTGAATGCAAATACGATCGACCGGACAATTGACGCATTGCGAAAAGCCGGTCATGAGTGGATACTGGAGTAA